In Granulicatella elegans, one genomic interval encodes:
- the gatB gene encoding Asp-tRNA(Asn)/Glu-tRNA(Gln) amidotransferase subunit GatB translates to MNFETIIGLEVHVELKTDSKIFSPSPAHFGAEPNTNTTVIDWGYPGVLPVINKRAIEFGMRAALALNCEISQHTKFDRKNYFYPDNPKAYQISQFDYPIGHDGWIDIEVEGKTKRIRIERVHLEEDAGKNTHGTDGFSYVDLNRQGTPLIEIVSEADMRSPEEAYAYLEALRQIIMFTGVSDVKMEEGSMRCDANISLRPYGQEKFGTKTELKNLNSFNNVRKGLAFEEIRQAQVLRSGGVIGQETRRFDESNGQTILMRVKEGSSDYRYFPEPDLPNLEISDEWVEEVRQSIPEMPTVRRERYIREFGLPEYDAMVLTLSKEMSDFFDETVAAGSDPKLASNWLMGDISAHLNSKKLELQDLLLTPQSLAEMIQLIGDGTISSKLAKKVFLLLAEEGGTARQVVEKHGMIQLSDPSQLLPIIQDVLANNAQSIEDFKNGKDRAVGFLVGQIMKQTKGKANPGIVNQLLQEELAKY, encoded by the coding sequence ATGAATTTTGAAACAATTATTGGGCTAGAAGTTCACGTAGAGTTAAAAACAGATTCAAAAATCTTCTCTCCTTCACCAGCTCATTTTGGAGCAGAGCCGAATACAAATACAACAGTGATTGACTGGGGTTATCCAGGGGTGCTTCCAGTTATTAATAAACGTGCGATTGAATTTGGAATGCGTGCTGCATTAGCCTTAAACTGTGAAATTTCACAACATACAAAATTTGACCGTAAAAACTATTTCTACCCTGATAATCCAAAAGCGTATCAAATTTCTCAATTTGATTACCCAATTGGTCATGATGGATGGATTGATATTGAAGTTGAAGGAAAAACAAAACGTATCCGTATCGAGCGTGTTCACTTAGAAGAAGATGCTGGTAAAAATACTCACGGAACGGATGGATTCTCCTATGTAGACTTAAACCGTCAAGGAACTCCATTAATTGAGATTGTATCCGAAGCGGATATGCGTTCTCCTGAAGAAGCATATGCTTACTTAGAAGCATTACGTCAAATTATTATGTTTACAGGCGTATCTGATGTGAAAATGGAAGAAGGATCAATGCGTTGTGATGCGAATATTTCTCTACGTCCTTATGGCCAAGAAAAATTCGGTACAAAAACAGAGTTGAAAAACTTAAACTCATTTAACAATGTTCGTAAAGGGTTAGCATTTGAAGAAATTCGTCAAGCTCAAGTATTACGTAGCGGTGGCGTTATTGGTCAAGAAACAAGACGTTTTGATGAATCAAATGGTCAAACTATTTTAATGCGTGTGAAAGAAGGGTCAAGTGACTATCGTTACTTCCCAGAACCAGACTTACCAAACTTAGAAATTTCAGATGAATGGGTAGAAGAAGTTCGTCAATCGATTCCTGAAATGCCAACCGTTCGTCGTGAACGTTATATTCGTGAATTTGGATTACCAGAATATGATGCAATGGTCTTAACATTATCAAAAGAAATGTCTGATTTCTTTGATGAAACTGTTGCAGCAGGTAGTGATCCGAAATTAGCTTCAAACTGGTTAATGGGAGATATTTCTGCTCACTTAAATAGTAAAAAATTAGAATTACAAGATCTATTATTAACACCACAAAGTTTAGCAGAAATGATTCAATTAATTGGAGACGGCACAATCAGTTCTAAATTAGCGAAGAAAGTATTTTTATTATTAGCTGAAGAAGGTGGAACTGCTCGTCAAGTGGTTGAAAAACATGGTATGATTCAATTAAGTGATCCATCACAATTATTACCAATTATTCAAGATGTGTTAGCTAATAACGCACAATCGATTGAAGACTTCAAAAATGGTAAAGATCGTGCAGTTGGCTTCTTAGTGGGTCAAATTATGAAACAAACAAAAGGAAAAGCAAATCCTGGAATTGTAAACCAATTATTACAAGAAGAATTAGCGAAATATTAA
- the rpoE gene encoding DNA-directed RNA polymerase subunit delta, which produces MKLKALDGINKNELSMVEVAHAILETKQEVMDFNQLLVEVQSYMELSDEQLEARMARFYTDLNIDGSFISLGENRWGLRSWYPIDSIDEEIVSSMDDEDLKKRRKKRKKVNTFGSEEDLIDYNDDDPEDEDGLLEDEEDDDDVIDLDDDVDDEEETELDTYRSDLSELGADEDLDDEVSADEDLSIINDDELESD; this is translated from the coding sequence TTGAAATTAAAAGCACTGGATGGAATCAACAAAAACGAATTATCAATGGTTGAAGTAGCACATGCTATCTTGGAAACAAAACAAGAAGTGATGGACTTTAATCAATTATTAGTAGAAGTTCAATCATATATGGAGTTAAGCGATGAGCAATTAGAAGCACGCATGGCTCGTTTTTATACAGATTTAAATATTGACGGAAGTTTCATTTCACTTGGAGAAAATCGTTGGGGCTTACGTTCATGGTATCCAATTGATTCAATCGATGAAGAAATTGTTTCATCAATGGATGATGAAGACTTGAAAAAACGTCGTAAAAAACGTAAAAAAGTTAATACCTTTGGGTCGGAAGAAGATCTTATCGATTACAATGATGATGATCCAGAAGATGAAGATGGCTTGTTAGAAGATGAAGAAGATGATGATGATGTGATCGATTTAGACGATGATGTAGATGATGAAGAAGAAACAGAATTAGATACATATCGTTCTGATTTAAGTGAATTAGGTGCTGACGAAGATTTAGATGATGAAGTTAGTGCGGATGAAGATTTATCAATTATTAATGATGACGAGTTAGAAAGCGATTAA
- the gatA gene encoding Asp-tRNA(Asn)/Glu-tRNA(Gln) amidotransferase subunit GatA, with translation MSLLENQTLVSLHEGLVQKKFTSQELTSATFEKIQAVDDKVGAFLALNEEEAMAQAKAADEKGYDSTLSLQGLPIGIKDNIVTRDLITTAASRMLEDFNPIYDAHVMDLLKKTGAVNVGKLNMDEFAMGGSTENSYFKKTRNPWDLTKVPGGSSGGSAAAVSAGEVLATLGSDTGGSIRQPASFTGIVGMKPTYGRVSRYGLIAFASSLDQIGPLTRTVKDNALVLEAISGYDHRDSTSVNVPVPNYYQQINGNIKGLKIALPVEYLGDGIDPEIRKAVLKAAEQYRALGATVEEVSLPHSKYGIPAYYIIASSEASSNLQRFDGIRYGHRSAEAKTLEDLYIMSRTEGFGMEVKRRIMLGTFSLSSGYYDAYFKKAGQVRTLIKQDFANVFANYDLILGPVTTSTAYGIGERNDDPIEMYMADLLTVPVNLAGLPAISVPAGFSSEGLPIGIQLIGNYFQEQTIYQAAFAFEQANDYYLKQANV, from the coding sequence ATGAGTTTATTAGAAAATCAAACATTAGTAAGCTTGCATGAAGGTTTAGTTCAAAAGAAATTTACTTCTCAAGAATTAACAAGTGCAACATTTGAAAAAATTCAAGCAGTAGATGATAAAGTTGGAGCTTTCTTAGCTCTAAATGAAGAAGAAGCAATGGCTCAAGCGAAAGCTGCGGATGAAAAAGGTTATGATTCAACTCTTTCTCTTCAAGGCTTACCAATCGGAATTAAAGATAATATTGTCACTCGTGATTTAATCACAACTGCTGCAAGTCGTATGTTGGAAGATTTTAATCCAATTTATGATGCGCATGTAATGGACTTGTTGAAAAAAACAGGTGCTGTGAATGTCGGTAAATTAAACATGGATGAATTTGCCATGGGAGGTTCGACAGAAAATTCTTATTTCAAGAAAACTAGAAATCCTTGGGATTTAACAAAAGTTCCTGGAGGATCTTCAGGTGGTTCTGCAGCAGCTGTATCAGCTGGAGAAGTATTAGCCACTTTAGGTTCTGATACAGGTGGTTCGATTCGTCAACCTGCAAGTTTTACAGGGATTGTCGGAATGAAACCAACTTATGGTCGTGTATCTCGTTATGGATTAATTGCCTTTGCATCAAGTTTAGATCAAATTGGGCCATTAACTCGTACGGTTAAAGATAATGCATTAGTATTAGAAGCAATTAGTGGATATGATCACCGTGATTCTACAAGTGTGAATGTACCTGTTCCAAATTATTACCAACAAATTAATGGCAATATTAAAGGATTAAAAATTGCTTTACCAGTGGAATATTTAGGAGATGGAATTGATCCTGAAATTCGTAAAGCAGTTTTAAAAGCAGCAGAACAATATCGTGCGTTAGGAGCTACGGTAGAAGAAGTGAGCTTACCTCATTCTAAATACGGTATTCCTGCATATTATATTATTGCTTCTTCAGAAGCATCTTCTAACTTACAACGTTTTGACGGTATTCGTTATGGACACCGTTCAGCTGAAGCAAAAACTTTAGAAGATTTATACATTATGAGCCGTACAGAAGGATTCGGTATGGAAGTAAAACGTCGTATTATGTTAGGAACATTCTCATTAAGTTCTGGTTACTATGATGCATACTTCAAGAAAGCAGGACAAGTTCGTACATTAATTAAACAAGATTTTGCCAATGTATTTGCAAATTATGATTTAATTTTAGGACCTGTAACGACTTCAACTGCATATGGAATTGGGGAAAGAAATGACGATCCAATTGAAATGTATATGGCAGACTTATTAACCGTTCCTGTAAACTTAGCAGGTCTTCCAGCAATTTCTGTACCTGCTGGATTCTCTAGCGAAGGGTTACCAATTGGTATTCAATTAATCGGAAATTATTTCCAAGAACAAACGATTTATCAAGCGGCATTTGCATTTGAACAAGCAAATGACTATTACTTAAAACAAGCAAACGTATAA
- the ligA gene encoding NAD-dependent DNA ligase LigA, with the protein MDTSVEQKIQQLRKQLNRWSHEYYVQDRPTVTDHEYDEAYHELVRLESKYPESITPDSPTQRVGGVVLDSFEKVTHQNPMLSLSNAFSKEDLQAFDDRIKKLTNRTIDYVCELKIDGLSVALTYQKGQLVLGATRGDGVIGEDITHNIRTVKSVPLSLSQPWSIEVRGECYMPKKSFQQLNQSREEEGLEVFANPRNAAAGSLRQLDSKVAASRNLAVFLYQSPSVEVLEVTSQMELLEKMQALGFVTNPERALCHSIDEVWAFIEKMTVERKNLPYEIDGIVIKVNDFKAQEEIGFTVKAPKWAIAYKFPAEEAQTIVRDIEWTVGRTGVVTPTAVMDAVFLAGTTVKRASLHNVDLIRERDIRIGDTVVVHKAGDIIPEVTQVILDKRPEGLEPYEFPKECPSCLNPLVHLEEEVALRCMNPKCPALLKEGLTHFVSRDAMNMSGVGTRIIHQLFESGLVHDVADLYHLTMEQLLTLDKIQEKSAQKILQAIETSKQNSLERLLTGLGIRNVGSKAAKDLAMHFETMENLQKATAEELIAIEGLGEVIAQSVLAYFNQETVREMLEELKTADVNMRYLGKAKSVSAEDLLLSGKTVVLTGTLEQMTRQEAKEAIESLGGKVTGSVSKKTDLVIAGAQAGSKLTKAEFLGILVWDEEQFRTIIEGKEDL; encoded by the coding sequence ATGGATACTTCAGTAGAACAAAAAATCCAACAATTAAGAAAACAATTAAATCGTTGGAGTCATGAATATTATGTTCAAGATCGACCAACCGTTACGGATCATGAGTATGATGAAGCGTATCATGAATTAGTACGATTAGAATCGAAATATCCTGAATCGATTACTCCAGATTCACCAACTCAACGTGTTGGTGGTGTTGTGTTAGACAGTTTTGAAAAAGTTACCCATCAAAATCCGATGTTGAGTTTATCAAATGCTTTTTCGAAAGAAGATTTACAAGCGTTTGATGATCGGATTAAAAAATTAACGAATCGTACCATTGATTATGTTTGCGAATTGAAAATTGATGGTTTATCTGTAGCGTTAACGTATCAAAAAGGACAATTAGTGCTAGGTGCTACAAGAGGAGATGGTGTAATAGGCGAAGATATTACGCATAATATTAGAACGGTTAAGTCCGTTCCTCTTTCCTTAAGTCAACCATGGTCGATTGAAGTTCGTGGGGAATGTTATATGCCAAAGAAATCTTTCCAACAATTAAATCAATCAAGGGAAGAAGAAGGTTTAGAAGTGTTTGCTAATCCTAGAAATGCAGCTGCAGGAAGTTTAAGACAATTAGATTCTAAAGTAGCAGCTAGTCGAAATTTAGCGGTATTTCTATATCAAAGTCCTAGTGTTGAGGTTTTAGAAGTGACTTCTCAAATGGAATTGCTAGAAAAGATGCAAGCATTAGGATTTGTCACGAATCCAGAAAGAGCACTTTGCCATTCGATTGATGAAGTGTGGGCATTTATTGAAAAAATGACAGTGGAAAGAAAGAACTTGCCGTATGAAATTGATGGAATTGTAATTAAGGTTAATGACTTTAAAGCGCAAGAAGAAATAGGGTTCACCGTAAAAGCTCCAAAATGGGCGATTGCTTATAAATTTCCTGCTGAAGAAGCACAAACGATTGTGCGAGATATTGAATGGACAGTGGGACGTACAGGAGTGGTGACACCGACAGCTGTGATGGATGCGGTATTTCTTGCAGGAACTACTGTGAAACGTGCCAGCCTACATAATGTAGATTTAATACGAGAAAGAGATATTCGAATTGGAGATACGGTTGTCGTTCATAAAGCGGGCGATATTATTCCTGAAGTGACGCAAGTGATTTTAGACAAACGTCCGGAAGGATTAGAACCGTATGAATTTCCTAAAGAATGTCCGTCTTGTTTGAATCCACTCGTGCATTTAGAAGAAGAGGTTGCGTTAAGATGTATGAATCCAAAATGTCCGGCTCTTTTAAAAGAAGGCTTAACTCATTTTGTGTCTCGGGATGCGATGAATATGTCAGGAGTAGGCACAAGAATCATTCATCAATTATTTGAAAGTGGATTGGTTCACGATGTAGCAGATCTATACCACTTAACAATGGAGCAATTACTAACACTCGATAAAATTCAAGAAAAATCTGCACAAAAAATCTTACAGGCAATTGAAACAAGTAAACAAAATTCATTAGAGCGTTTATTAACGGGATTGGGCATTCGAAATGTTGGATCAAAAGCGGCAAAAGATTTAGCAATGCATTTTGAAACAATGGAAAATCTTCAAAAAGCGACTGCGGAAGAATTGATTGCCATTGAAGGATTAGGAGAAGTTATTGCGCAGAGTGTTTTGGCATATTTTAACCAAGAAACCGTTCGGGAAATGTTAGAAGAACTAAAAACAGCGGACGTTAATATGCGTTATTTAGGAAAAGCTAAGTCAGTTTCAGCAGAAGATTTACTATTATCTGGAAAAACAGTTGTGTTAACAGGAACATTAGAGCAGATGACAAGACAAGAAGCAAAAGAAGCGATTGAATCTTTAGGAGGTAAAGTGACAGGATCTGTTTCTAAAAAAACGGACTTAGTCATTGCTGGAGCGCAAGCAGGAAGTAAGCTCACAAAAGCAGAATTTCTAGGGATTTTAGTATGGGATGAAGAACAATTTAGAACAATCATTGAAGGAAAGGAAGACCTATGA
- a CDS encoding CamS family sex pheromone protein: protein MKKKIITLASVTAMLLAGCANINQATQKNIETEASRSKVVKSTTNQLSNQYYRALITNGKYQVSKTRGATLSLNNGFNLRNFESGLIELSRAVFPTNQYFFREGQVIDSTTTNQWIARKSEKNPDGLNPEDNGETDATKRNPYYLAQVLEQDFMIQTENNYELGGISIGLAMNTVDYYTAGDKDAEQQISNDAMLKQAKSIANTVLTRLRQNDALKTVPIVFGIFKQTPKDDIGGGVYILEATSVEGTEITNWTNMNQKVVVLPLVDGNPTEESSAFENFRTEVQNFFPNLSGVTGKVYYQEGAAKKMVVNIMTQFYGESEIIALSQHVTDVANKYLPKTTPVEVRISSINGMEAFLLQDTAQGVFTYHVFD, encoded by the coding sequence ATGAAAAAGAAAATCATCACTCTTGCTAGTGTAACAGCGATGTTATTAGCAGGGTGTGCAAATATTAATCAAGCCACTCAAAAAAATATTGAAACCGAAGCTTCTCGTTCAAAAGTGGTGAAATCAACGACGAATCAATTGTCGAACCAATATTATCGTGCATTAATTACAAATGGAAAATATCAAGTGAGCAAGACTCGTGGAGCAACATTAAGTTTAAATAATGGATTCAATTTAAGAAATTTTGAATCAGGGTTAATTGAATTGTCACGTGCAGTTTTTCCAACGAATCAATACTTCTTTAGAGAAGGACAAGTGATTGATTCAACGACAACGAATCAGTGGATCGCTCGTAAATCAGAAAAAAATCCTGACGGATTAAACCCGGAAGATAATGGCGAGACAGATGCAACGAAAAGAAATCCTTATTATTTGGCTCAAGTTTTAGAACAAGATTTTATGATTCAAACGGAAAACAATTATGAATTAGGTGGTATTAGTATTGGCCTTGCGATGAATACAGTCGATTATTATACGGCTGGAGATAAAGATGCTGAACAACAAATTTCTAATGATGCCATGTTGAAGCAAGCAAAATCGATTGCAAATACCGTGTTGACTCGTTTACGTCAAAATGATGCTCTAAAGACAGTGCCGATTGTGTTTGGAATTTTTAAACAAACTCCAAAAGACGACATTGGTGGGGGAGTTTATATTTTAGAAGCAACTTCTGTTGAAGGAACTGAAATTACGAATTGGACAAATATGAATCAAAAAGTGGTGGTACTACCATTAGTGGATGGGAATCCAACAGAAGAATCATCTGCTTTTGAAAACTTTAGAACGGAAGTTCAAAATTTCTTCCCGAATTTATCAGGAGTAACGGGTAAGGTATATTATCAAGAAGGTGCTGCTAAAAAAATGGTGGTGAATATTATGACTCAATTTTACGGAGAGTCAGAAATTATTGCATTATCTCAACATGTAACGGATGTTGCGAATAAATATTTACCAAAAACAACACCAGTAGAAGTTCGTATTTCTTCTATTAATGGAATGGAAGCATTCTTATTGCAAGATACGGCTCAAGGTGTATTTACGTATCATGTTTTTGATTAA
- the metG gene encoding methionine--tRNA ligase, translating into MAEDKKTFYLTTPIYYPSGQLHIGHAYTTVASDAMIRYKKLQGYDTYFLTGTDEHGQKIQQKAQEAGVSEIEFVDNIIFGIQDLWKKLDVSYDDFIRTTQPRHKKAVQKIFQKLMDNGDIYLGEYEGWYSVSDEEYFTESQLVEVYRDADGNMIGGVAPSGHEVQLVKEESYFFRMSKYADRLLQYYEEHPEFIQPESRKNEMINNFIKPGLEDLAVSRTSFDWGIPVPNDPKHVIYVWIDALSNYITALGYGSDDETLFNRYWPADVHFIGKEIVRFHTIYWPIMLMALDLPLPKKIFAHGWLLMKDGKMSKSKGNVVDPNTLIERYGLDALRYYLLREVPFGSDGIFTPESFVERINYDLANDLGNLLNRTVAMINKYFDGTIPAYSAPVSSFDHELVEASKVMIEEVEAAMEEMQFSVALSAIWKFVSRTNKYIDETTPWAAVKDEARQEELARTMSYLAESLRIIAVALQPFLTQTPGKILAQLGIQDEALRDYPSLHTFGVIPAGTKVVEKGQPIFPRLDMEEEVAYIQGKMGGTVKEEVATEWNPEEVELTTEKESIKYDDFDKLELKVAEVIDCKPVEGADKLLQFRLDAGDAGGHRQILSGIAQWYPNPEEFIGKKVVIVANLKPRKMRGQISQGMILSAEKDGVLQVVLAPQEMPNGSFVS; encoded by the coding sequence ATGGCGGAAGATAAGAAAACTTTTTATTTAACAACACCAATTTATTACCCAAGTGGACAATTACATATCGGACATGCATATACAACTGTAGCAAGTGATGCAATGATTCGTTATAAAAAATTACAAGGTTATGATACTTATTTCTTAACAGGAACAGATGAACATGGGCAAAAAATTCAACAAAAAGCTCAAGAAGCAGGTGTGAGCGAAATTGAATTTGTCGATAATATTATTTTTGGTATTCAAGATTTATGGAAAAAATTAGACGTTTCTTATGATGATTTTATTCGTACGACTCAACCTCGTCATAAAAAAGCTGTACAAAAAATTTTCCAAAAATTAATGGACAATGGCGATATTTATTTAGGGGAATATGAAGGGTGGTATTCTGTTAGTGATGAAGAATACTTTACAGAATCTCAATTAGTCGAAGTATATCGTGATGCAGATGGAAATATGATTGGAGGAGTGGCTCCTAGTGGTCATGAAGTTCAATTAGTGAAGGAAGAATCTTATTTCTTCAGAATGAGTAAATATGCAGATCGCCTATTACAATACTACGAAGAACATCCAGAATTTATTCAACCAGAATCTCGTAAAAATGAGATGATTAATAACTTCATTAAACCCGGTCTAGAAGATTTAGCTGTTTCTCGTACATCATTTGACTGGGGAATTCCAGTACCAAATGATCCAAAACATGTCATTTATGTTTGGATTGATGCTCTATCAAACTATATTACAGCTTTAGGCTATGGAAGTGATGATGAGACATTATTCAATCGTTATTGGCCAGCAGATGTACATTTTATCGGGAAAGAAATCGTTCGTTTCCATACAATTTATTGGCCAATTATGTTAATGGCATTAGACTTACCATTACCAAAGAAAATTTTTGCACATGGTTGGTTATTAATGAAAGACGGTAAAATGTCTAAATCTAAAGGAAATGTTGTAGATCCTAATACATTAATTGAACGTTATGGGTTAGATGCTTTACGTTACTATTTATTACGTGAAGTACCATTTGGTTCAGACGGTATTTTCACACCAGAATCATTTGTAGAACGCATTAATTATGACTTAGCAAATGACTTAGGAAACTTACTAAACCGTACAGTAGCGATGATTAATAAATATTTCGATGGAACAATTCCAGCTTATTCAGCACCAGTTTCAAGCTTTGATCATGAATTAGTAGAAGCTTCAAAAGTGATGATTGAAGAAGTAGAAGCAGCGATGGAAGAAATGCAATTTTCAGTTGCGTTATCAGCAATTTGGAAATTTGTTTCTCGTACAAATAAATATATTGATGAAACAACTCCTTGGGCAGCTGTAAAAGATGAAGCACGTCAAGAAGAATTAGCTCGTACAATGAGTTACTTAGCAGAAAGCTTACGTATTATTGCAGTAGCTTTACAACCATTCTTAACACAAACACCAGGAAAAATCTTAGCACAATTAGGAATTCAGGATGAAGCTTTACGTGATTATCCGTCACTTCATACATTTGGAGTAATTCCAGCTGGTACAAAAGTTGTTGAAAAAGGACAACCAATCTTCCCACGTTTAGATATGGAAGAAGAAGTTGCTTATATTCAAGGCAAAATGGGTGGAACTGTTAAAGAAGAAGTTGCGACAGAATGGAACCCAGAAGAAGTAGAATTAACAACTGAAAAAGAATCAATCAAATATGATGACTTTGACAAGTTAGAATTAAAAGTTGCAGAAGTTATTGACTGTAAACCAGTGGAAGGTGCAGATAAGTTATTACAATTCCGCTTAGATGCAGGAGATGCTGGTGGACACCGTCAAATTCTATCAGGTATCGCTCAATGGTATCCAAATCCAGAAGAGTTTATCGGTAAAAAAGTCGTGATTGTCGCAAACTTAAAACCACGTAAGATGAGAGGACAAATTAGTCAAGGAATGATCTTATCGGCAGAAAAAGATGGAGTATTACAAGTAGTCTTAGCTCCTCAAGAAATGCCAAATGGTTCATTTGTTTCATAA
- a CDS encoding DUF1934 domain-containing protein produces MIRVHTKIIQAGEVLQTKLESPIESIEWKVENKQLALSYQEKETLTKVDLLVSTGEVQLFRKGEVASQLLFQHQKKTKGRYQLAQGQEILFEIKTKKVEVSSDWKQISFEYQLSQLGENLGEFIVNMEILKENIVQ; encoded by the coding sequence ATGATTCGAGTTCACACAAAAATTATTCAAGCCGGAGAGGTTTTGCAAACAAAATTAGAATCACCGATTGAATCTATTGAATGGAAAGTTGAAAACAAACAATTAGCACTGTCGTATCAAGAAAAAGAAACACTGACAAAAGTGGATTTACTAGTATCTACTGGAGAAGTTCAATTATTCCGAAAAGGCGAAGTAGCTAGTCAATTATTATTCCAACATCAAAAGAAAACAAAGGGACGTTATCAATTAGCGCAAGGACAAGAAATTTTATTTGAGATTAAAACGAAGAAAGTAGAGGTTTCATCGGACTGGAAACAAATTTCTTTTGAATATCAATTATCTCAATTAGGAGAAAATTTAGGAGAATTTATAGTAAATATGGAAATTCTTAAAGAAAACATTGTGCAATAG
- the gatC gene encoding Asp-tRNA(Asn)/Glu-tRNA(Gln) amidotransferase subunit GatC, with protein sequence MAIEESEVRHVAKLAKLSFADHEILHFTEQMSDIIDMVEQLKEVDTTGVEVTTHGYSLVNVLREDVPVKGTDRDLLMRNVKTSEDGFIQVPAIMGEGEE encoded by the coding sequence ATGGCAATTGAAGAATCAGAAGTACGTCACGTTGCAAAATTGGCGAAATTATCATTTGCAGATCATGAGATTTTACATTTCACAGAGCAAATGAGTGATATTATCGATATGGTAGAACAATTAAAAGAAGTGGATACAACAGGAGTAGAAGTTACAACTCATGGATATTCATTAGTGAATGTTTTACGTGAAGATGTGCCAGTAAAAGGAACAGATCGTGATTTATTAATGAGAAATGTAAAAACAAGCGAGGATGGATTTATCCAAGTACCTGCAATTATGGGTGAAGGAGAGGAGTAA
- a CDS encoding GtrA family protein: protein MRRILSSFFDATFLKFMLVGVINTLVGTAVMFFCFNVLAWSYWISSAMNYIVGSIVSYLLNKKYTFQHKGHDWNTVWKFIVNVTICYVLAYGFAKPLVTWMLSGVTANIQGNIALFVGMVLFVGFNYIGQRFWAFSPKKDVQ, encoded by the coding sequence TTGAGAAGAATTTTATCATCATTTTTTGATGCGACTTTTCTAAAATTTATGTTAGTAGGAGTCATTAATACGCTTGTCGGAACAGCGGTGATGTTTTTTTGCTTTAATGTATTAGCTTGGAGTTATTGGATTTCTAGTGCAATGAATTATATAGTGGGAAGTATTGTGAGTTATTTGCTGAATAAAAAATATACTTTCCAGCATAAAGGGCATGATTGGAATACCGTTTGGAAATTTATCGTGAATGTTACGATTTGCTACGTTCTTGCTTATGGATTTGCGAAGCCGCTTGTTACATGGATGCTTTCTGGAGTCACTGCGAATATTCAAGGAAATATTGCTTTATTTGTAGGAATGGTTTTATTTGTTGGATTTAATTATATCGGGCAAAGATTTTGGGCTTTTTCACCTAAAAAAGATGTGCAATAA